The proteins below come from a single Rhinoraja longicauda isolate Sanriku21f chromosome 5, sRhiLon1.1, whole genome shotgun sequence genomic window:
- the esco2 gene encoding N-acetyltransferase ESCO2 → MRKMSKHTPKKRKVSSSKGDRQDYTPINTPISGTPERKRILNFDGVDCSLKMSSPELTTSKLIHSQSDRNYKENIINCALDNLSINEHQGDSRKTSRLTPNGKDCPCESVVSPKSFYRMEKQMYLTPLERKLINHSKLSKPVATTQHSEIESVKYQAKGKIGPKEKMSIVSISKVPFASMESQVNKNKVKSNATSKRTLLKDSVQYGPMAKTLTFSSRINGLKVQQTPRIKKGAAFFSTGRKSQPWFKKSLPETNKKSLSSDGVSQQRESNAKDESNLNKLLRGDHSNKLNEKINDNASSMKAKRGKVEKSTYLTTRLVNVLLTKELKVVLKRIEVKQSNYSTFATMEKSLQQIDSTAENEKTTSLEQEDEKSLGNTEKNKGLLSTDAIYPIFSIRPGSKRCELPKEEITTIGSGNSVSLSKMPCHAPLQKNKKRDFDKVHSDQLIIDAGQKHFGPIVCKSCGMIYTAANPEDEVQHIQYHQRFLEGLRFVGWKKERVVAEYLDGKIIMILPDDPKYALKKVEEVRELVDSELGFQQATLSCPSQSKTYLFISNEKKIVGCLIAEHIKQAFRVLTEPADQKITENNVLFEYRRAWQCATKSEEALCGVSRIWAFCMMRRKKIASRMLDAVQNTFIYGTYLNKNEIAFSDPTPSGKLFATKYSKTPNFLVYNLLT, encoded by the exons ATGAGGAAAATGTCTAAACACACCCCAAAAAAGAGGAAAGTTAGTTCTTCTAAAGGTGATAG GCAAGATTACACCCCCATCAACACTCCAATATCAGGAACACCGGAAAGAAAAAGAATACTTAATTTTGATGGTGTTGACTGTTCATTAAAAATGTCCTCGCCTGAGTTAACAACCTCAAAGTTAATACATTCTCAAAGTGATAGGAATTATAAAGAAAATATCATCAATTGTGCTTTAGACAATTTGTCTATTAATGAACATCAAGGTGATTCACGGAAAACCTCCAGACTGACTCCCAATGGAAAGGACTGTCCATGTGAGTCTGTCGTGTCTCCAAAGTCTTTTTACAGGATGGAAAAGCAGATGTATCTCACTCCTCTCGAGAGAAAATTAATCAATCACAGTAAGCTTTCAAAACCTGTTGCTACAACTCAACATTCTGAAATAGAGAGTGTAAAATAtcaagcaaagggaaagataggaCCAAAAGAAAAAATGTCAATTGTTTCAATTTCTAAAGTTCCATTCGCTTCAATGGAATCACAAGTAAATAAGAATAAAGTCAAATCGAACGCTACTTCAAAACGGACCCTTCTGAAAGATAGTGTGCAATATGGACCCATGGCTAAAACACTTACTTTTAGTTCAAGGATAAATGGTTTGAAGGTACAGCAAACACCTAGAATTAAAAAAGGAGCAGCTTTCTTTTCTACTGGTAGAAAATCCCAGCCTTGGTTCAAAAAGAGTCTTCCAGAGACTAACAAGAAATCACTTTCATCTGATGGTGTAAGCCAACAAAGGGAGAGCAATGCCAAAGATGAGTCCAATCTGAACAAACTTCTGAGAGGTGATCACAGCAATAAATTGAATGAGAAGATCAATGACAACGCTTCTAGTATGAAAGCCAAACGAGGAAAAGTTGAAAAATCTACATACTTAACTACACGTTTAGTCAATGTTTTACTTACTAAAGAATTGAAGGTGGTACTTAAGAGAATCGAAGTGAAACAATCCAATTATTCAACATTTGCAACCATGGAGAAGTCATTGCAACAGATAGATTCAACGGCAGAA AATGAAAAAACTACCAGTTTGGAGCAAGAAGATGAAAAATCACTTGGAAATACTGAAAAAAACAAAG GCTTGCTGTCGACTGATGCTATTTATCCCATTTTTAGTATTCGTCCAGGCAGCAAAAG ATGTGAGCTACCAAAAGAAGAAATAACAACCATTGGATCcggtaattctgtttctctctccaagaTGCCTTGCCATGCACCTTTACAGAAAAACAAAAAGAGAGATTTTGATAAAGTACATAGTGATCAGTTAATAATA GATGCGGGTCAGAAGCATTTTGGACCCATCGTGTGCAAATCCTGTGGAATGATTTATACAGCAGCCAACCCTGAGGACGAAGTGCAGCATATACAATATCACCAAAGGTTCCTGGAAGGGCTTCGTTTTGTG GGATGGAAGAAAGAGCGTGTTGTGGCAGAATATCTCGATGGAAAGATTATTATGATTCTCCCTGATGATCCTAAGTATGCTCTCAAAAAG GTGGAAGAAGTGAGAGAGTTGGTAGATAGCGAATTGGGGTTTCAACAAGCCAcattaagctgcccaagccaaagtAAAACCTACTTGTTTATCTCTAATGAAAAGAAGATTGTTGGCTGTCTTATTGCAGAACATATCAAACAG GCCTTCAGGGTGCTAACAGAGCCTGCTGATCAGAAAATAACTGAGAACAATGTGCTATTTGAATATCGGCGTGCCTGGCAATGTGCTACAAAGTCAGAAGAAGCTCTCTGTGGTGTGAGCAGAATCTGGGCATTTTGCATGATGAGAAGAAAGAAAATTGCCAGCAGAATGTTAGATGCTGTCCA AAATACTTTCATATATGGAACATACCTGAATAAGAATGAAATTGCCTTCTCTGACCCGACACCATCTGGAAAGCTGTTTGCAACCAAATACAGTAAAACTCCAAACTTTCTTGTTTACAACTTGTTAACATGA